Proteins encoded in a region of the Larimichthys crocea isolate SSNF chromosome XVI, L_crocea_2.0, whole genome shotgun sequence genome:
- the LOC113747900 gene encoding probable GPI-anchored adhesin-like protein PGA18, producing the protein MGAVWALLMSLLAVWLAKGSCLPDGGKHKNCHHGMEMMKTDLSPNELSIKKTLALLQSMASTLKANAKEVQRETNEVDAEVSIGQMKPKQPLMRPKGLTKASDNATSPGGALGDNATSPGGALGDNATSPGGALGDNATSPGGALGDNATSPGGALGDNATSPGGALGDNATSPGGALGDNATSPGGALGDNATSPGGALGDNATSPGGALGDNATSPGGALGDNATSPGGALGDNATSPGGALGDNATSPGGALGDNATSPGGALGDNATSPGGALGDNATSPGGALGDNATSPGGALGDNATSPGGALGDNATSPGGAGSDF; encoded by the exons ATGGGAGCTGTGTGGGCCTTGCTTATGTCGCTCCTGGCTGTATGGCTTGctaaag GATCTTGTTTGCCAGATGGTGGGAAACATAAAAACTGCCATCATGGGATGGAGATGATGAAGACTG ATCTGTCTCCTAATGAACTCTCTATAAAGAAGACCCTAGCACTTCTCCAGTCGATGGCGTCCACACTGAAGGCGAATGCTAAAGAAG TACAACGGGAAACCAATGAAGTTGATGCTGAGGTATCAATTGGCCAAATGAAACCTAAACAGCCCTTGATGAGACCAAAAGGGCTCACAAAGGCCAGTGACAACGCGACCTCTCCAGGCGGCGCGCTCGGCGACAACGCGACCTCTCCAGGCGGCGCGCTCGGCGACAACGCGACCTCTCCAGGCGGCGCGCTCGGCGACAACGCGACCTCTCCAGGCGGAGCGCTCGGCGACAACGCGACCTCTCCAGGCGGAGCGCTCGGCGACAACGCGACCTCTCCAGGCGGAGCGCTCGGCGACAACGCGACCTCTCCAGGCGGAGCGCTCGGCGACAACGCGACCTCTCCAGGCGGAGCGCTCGGCGACAACGCGACCTCTCCAGGCGGAGCGCTCGGCGACAACGCGACCTCTCCAGGCGGAGCGCTCGGCGACAACGCGACCTCTCCAGGCGGAGCGCTCGGCGACAACGCGACCTCTCCAGGCGGAGCGCTCGGCGACAACGCGACCTCTCCAGGCGGAGCGCTCGGCGACAACGCGACCTCTCCAGGCGGAGCGCTCGGCGACAACGCGACCTCTCCAGGCGGAGCGCTCGGCGACAACGCGACCTCTCCAGGCGGAGCGCTCGGCGACAACGCGACCTCTCCAGGCGGAGCGCTCGGCGACAACGCGACCTCTCCAGGCGGAGCGCTCGGCGACAACGCGACCTCTCCAGGCGGAGCGCTCGGCGACAACGCGACCTCTCCAGGCGGAGCTGGCAGTGATTTCTAA
- the LOC104924897 gene encoding uncharacterized protein LOC104924897, whose protein sequence is MYMKPILVTENLKKKNKQSCVSNSSHVSLIGAAHSKCTHTADYDQVSHFLFHTTQLFLSIRVTVSQSIRLTRLRLNLWQPACSPACGMKAHWWSCVLGLLCMPAEVMLSRWTASQEPSSMSLMGINSSVEITCSTSLPDPMGVYLHRGFHGDEDAVYLDLEKGKVEKATVAPEFKGRIDVSSDQQIKDGFRFTFQMSRLELTDTDYYYCRWIFLKTTKLEDLSSSGTVIIVKERNPTARKCVDDIWELTFIALSVTAFTVVLFLIIGALIMQCKRFRKSFKPARAVSPPRPNRPPHVRTQQRVHHCPYLITSTNDFDFRGVL, encoded by the exons ATGTATATGAAACCGATCTTGGTGACGGaaaatctgaagaaaaaaaataaacaaagttgtGTTAGTAATAGCTCCCATGTCTCTTTGATTGGTGCAGCACACTCAAAATGCACGCACACAGCTGATTATGATCAAGTGTCACACTTCCTTTTTCACACCACACAGTTGTTTTTAAGCATCCGTGTGACAGTCAGCCAGTCAATCAGGCTAACGCGTCTCAGGCTGAATCTGTGGCAGCCTGCCTGCAGCCCAGCTTGCGGGATGAAAGCCCACTGGTGGAGCTGTGTGCTGGGATTACTCTGCATGCCTGCTGAGGTAATGCTCAGCAGAtggacag CTTCTCAGGAGCCCTCGTCTATGTCTCTAATGGGAATCAACTCATCTGTTGAGATCACATGCTCCACATCATTGCCTGACCCGATGGGGGTCTACCTGCACAGGGGTTTCCATGGAGACGAGGATGCTGTGTACCTGGACTTAGAAAAAGGGAAAGTCGAAAAGGCAACTGTAGCTCCAGAATTTAAAGGCCGAATTGATGTATCTTCAGACCAGCAGATCAAAGACGGGTTTAGGTTCACATTTCAGATGTCTCGGCTGGAGCTGACGGACACAGACTATTATTACTGCAGGTGGATATTCCTAAAGACAACCAAGCTAGAGGACCTGTCCAGCAGTGGCACCGTTATCATTGTCAAAG AGAGAAATCCAACGGCACGCAAGTGCGTGGACGACATTTGGGAGCTTACTTTTATTGCCTTGAGTGTGACAGCATTCACTGTCGTATTGTTCCTCATCATTGGAGCACTGATTATGCAATGCAAGCGG TTCAGAAAGAGCTTCAAACCTGCCAGAGCTGTAAGCCCGCCCAGACCTAACAGGCCTCCACATGTCCGCACCCAGCAGAGAGTTCATCACTGCCCATACTTAATCACTTCTACAAATGATTTTGACTTCAGGGGCGTTCTGTAA
- the fdxr gene encoding NADPH:adrenodoxin oxidoreductase, mitochondrial encodes MSSHRLLFSGLWTIGRTRWISRLHEGKHGCGRAFFSSGKPKVCIVGGGPAGFYTAQHLIKACQDAEVDIYERLPVPFGLVRFGVAPDHPEVKNVINTFTQTAKQSGCSFYGNVNVGKDVSIQELQQAYHAVVLSYGAEGNRTMGVPGEDLAGVYSAKDFVGWYNGLPNCQQLRPDLSCETAVILGQGNVALDIARILLSPVDVLKKTDITQPALEALTKSQIRRVLIVGRRGPAQIACTIKEVREMVNLPDTRPEMVAADFQGLREVVKDLPRPRKRLTELMLKTALETPGEKEQERRNKASRVWAFRFFRSPVEILANPDNNRAAGIRLAVNKLEGSGEGAQAVLTGEVEDVACGLVISSIGYKSLPIDPSVPFDSRKAIVPNNMGRVQQAAGLYCSGWLKTGPTGVIATTMNNSFDTARSLVEDMDSGMLDVSAAKPGSQNISGLLEKRGVIPVIFSDWEKIDSVEISRGEATGKPREKLLSVEEMLQVTRQ; translated from the exons atgagcagcCACAGACTACTGTTTTCCGGGTTGTGGACTATAGGAAGAACAAGATGGATCAGTCGACTTCATGAAG GTAAACATGGGTGTGGCAGGGCGTTCTTTTCCTCTGGCAAGCCAAAGGTCTGTATTGTGGGCGGCGGGCCTGCAGGCTTTTACACGGCACAGCATTTGATCAAG GCCTGTCAAGATGCTGAGGTGGACATTTATGAGCGGTTGCCCGTCCCCTTCGGCCTGGTCAGGTTTGGGGTGGCCCCTGATCATCCTGAAGTCAAG aACGTCATCAACACATTCACGCAAACAGCCAAACAGTCAGGCTGTAGCTTCTATGGTAATGTGAACGTGGGGAAGGATGTGAGCAttcaggagctgcagcaggccTACCATGCAGTCGTACTG AGTTATGGAGCAGAGGGGAACAGGACCATGGGAGTGCCAGGAGAAGACTTGGCCGGTGTGTACTCTGCAAAAGATTTCGTTGGCTGGTACAATGGCTTGCCAAACTGTCAACAG ctgAGGCCAGATCTGAGCTGTGAGACAGCCGTCATTCTGGGTCAAGGAAATGTTGCGTTAGATATCGCAAGAATTCTGCTGTCTCCCGTTGACGTTTTAAAG AAGACTGACATCACCCAGCCCGCCTTGGAAGCTCTAACAAAGAGCCAGATCCGCAGAGTGTTGATTGTGGGAAGGAGAGGACCTGCACAGATCGCATGCACAATCAAG GAAGTTAGAGAAATGGTGAACTTGCCAGACACCAGACCTGAGATGGTGGCAGCTGATTTTCAGGGTCTCAGAGAGGTTGTTAAAG ATTTGCCGAGGCCCAGGAAGCGTCTGACGGAACTGATGTTGAAGACGGCCCTGGAGACGCCAggagagaaggagcaggagaggcGAAACAAGGCGTCCCGTGTCTGGGCCTTTCGATTCTTCCGGAGCCCCGTTGAAATCCTGGCCAACCCTgacaacaacagagcagcagGCATCCGACTGGCGGTCAACAAGCTGGAA GGTTCAGGTGAGGGAGCCCAGGCAGTGCTCACTGGAGAAGTAGAGGATGTGGCCTGTGGCCTGGTCATTAGCAGTATCGGCTACAAGAGCCTCCCCATCGATCCATCAGTGCCGTTTGACTCCCGCAAAGCCATCGTCCCTAACAATATGGGCCGTGTTCAACAAGCTGCAG GTCTGTATTGTAGTGGCTGGCTGAAAACCGGCCCCACTGGAGTGATAGCCACCACTATGAACAATAGTTTTGACACTGCGCGATCCTTGGTGGAGGACATGGACTCAGGAATGTTGGATGTATCTGCTGCCAAGCCGGGTTCACAAAACATCAGTGGCCTGCTGGAAAAGAGAG GAGTCATACCAGTGATTTTCTCAGACTGGGAGAAGATTGACAGTGTGGAGATAAGTAGAGGTGAAGCTACTGGAAAACCCAGAGAAAAGCTACTGTCTGTGGAGGAAATGCTGCAAGTGACTCGACAGTGA